A stretch of the Elephas maximus indicus isolate mEleMax1 chromosome 3, mEleMax1 primary haplotype, whole genome shotgun sequence genome encodes the following:
- the B3GALT6 gene encoding beta-1,3-galactosyltransferase 6, producing MKLLRRAWRHRTALGLSGLALCGAALLYLARCAVEGPRSDRLPPPVGAAARAAPTPALLAVLVASAPRAAERRSIVRSTWLAASRRGGPGDVWARFAVGTAGLGADELRALEREQVRHGDLLLLPTLRDSYENLTAKVLAMLTWLDEHVAFEFVLKADDDSFVRLDAMVAELRARDPPRRRRLYWGFFSGRGRVKPGGRWREGAWQLCDYYLPYALGGGYVLSADLVHYLRLSREYLRAWHSEDVSLGAWLAPVDVQREHDPRFDTEYKSRGCSNQYLVTHKQSLEDMLEKHQTLMREGRLCKEEVRLRLSYIYDWSAPPSQCCQRKEGIP from the coding sequence ATGAAGCTGCTGCGCCGGGCGTGGCGGCACCGGACAGCGCTGGGCCTGAGCGGCCTGGCGCTCTGCGGCGCCGCCCTGCTGTACCTGGCTCGCTGCGCGGTCGAGGGGCCGCGGTCGGACCGCCTCCCACCTCCTGTAGGGGCCGCCGCTCGCgccgcccccaccccagccctgttGGCGGTGCTGGTGGCCAGCGCGCCTCGGGCGGCGGAGCGGCGCAGCATCGTCCGCAGCACGTGGCTGGCGGCTTCGCGGCGCGGTGGCCCGGGCGACGTGTGGGCGCGTTTCGCGGTGGGCACGGCCGGCTTGGGTGCCGACGAGCTGCGCGCCCTGGAGCGCGAGCAGGTGCGGCACGGCGACCTCTTGCTGCTGCCTACCCTGCGCGACTCTTACGAGAACCTGACGGCCAAGGTGCTGGCCATGTTGACCTGGCTGGACGAGCATGTGGCCTTTGAGTTCGTGCTCAAGGCGGACGACGACTCATTTGTGCGACTGGATGCGATGGTGGCCGAACTGCGCGCACGCGACCCGCCGCGCCGCCGCCGTCTCTACTGGGGCTTCTTCTCCGGCCGCGGCCGCGTCAAGCCCGGCGGCCGGTGGCGTGAGGGCGCCTGGCAGCTCTGCGACTACTACCTGCCCTATGCGCTGGGAGGTGGCTATGTGCTCTCCGCCGACCTAGTACACTACCTGCGGCTGAGCCGCGAGTATCTGCGCGCGTGGCACAGCGAGGACGTGTCGCTGGGCGCCTGGTTGGCCCCTGTGGACGTGCAGCGTGAGCACGACCCACGCTTCGACACTGAGTATAAGTCCCGCGGCTGCAGCAACCAGTACCTGGTGACACACAAGCAGAGCTTGGAGGACATGTTGGAGAAGCACCAAACGCTGATGCGCGAGGGCCGCCTCTGCAAAGAGGAGGTGCGGCTGCGCCTCTCATACATCTACGACTGGTCGGCACCGCCCTCACAGTGCTGCCAGAGGAAGGAGGGCATCCCCTGA
- the C1QTNF12 gene encoding adipolin, with protein MEGWVLAAAMALLWLQLAPLGGVGARQEPKRPRQPSQRTVPLNATIPNGQEPLSFPKLPEASGPEFSDARKTWLDFVGRSDDTVKKRCRARDKKSRVLPGPPGPPGPPGPPGSPGAEINKEALFQEFQEMLKEATERRFLELLGPLLPEGPGGRLVAEAFHCQLKGPVLVDKKMLVELQGFQAPAAQGAFLRGSGLSLASGRFTAPVSAIFQFSASLHVDLGELRGKLQLRARDMVRVLICIESLCHHHMSLETITGLESNSRVLTVHVQGLLQLQAGQSASVFVDNGSGATLTIQSSSSFSGLLLGM; from the exons ATGGAGGGCTGGGTGTTGGCTGCAGCCATGGCCCTCCTCTGGCTGCAGCTTGCACCCCTTGGGGGTGTTGGAGCCCGGCAGGAGCCCAAGCGGCCAAGGCAGCCCAGCCAGCGCACCGTGCCCCTCAATGCCACCATCCCCAACGGCCAGGAGCCCCTCAGCTTCCCCAAG CTACCAGAGGCCTCGGGGCCTGAGTTCTCAGATGCCCGTAAGACATGGCTGGACTTTGTGGGGCGGTCAGACGACACGGTGAAGAAACGATGCCGTGCCAGGGACAAGAAGTCG AGAGTACTCCCAGGCCCCCCAGGGCCTCCTGGGCCCCCTGGCCCCCCAGGGTCCCCTGGTGCCGAAATCAACAAGGAGGCCCTTTTTCAGGAGTTCCAGGAGATGCTGAAAG AGGCCACTGAGCGTCGGTTCTTGGAGCTGCTGGGTCCGCTGTTGCCTGAGGGGCCAGGTGGGCGGCTGGTGGCCGAGGCCTTCCATTGCCAGCTGAAGGGCCCTGTGCTGGTAGACAAGAAGATGCTGGTGGAGCtgcagggtttccaggct CCTGCAGCCCAGGGTGCCTTCCTGCGGGGCTCGGGCCTGAGCCTGGCTTCGGGGCGCTTCACAGCCCCGGTGTCTGCCATCTTCCAGTTTTCTGCCAGCCTGCACGTGG ACCTTGGAGAGCTAAGGGGTAAGCTCCAGCTGCGGGCGCGAGACATGGTCCGTGTGCTCATCTGCATCGAGTCCCTCTGCCACCACCACAT GTCCCTAGAGACAATAACGGGCCTGGAGAGCAACAGCAGGGTTCTCACTGTGCACGTGCAGGGGCTGCTGCAGCTGCAG GCTGGGCAGTCGGCCTCCGTCTTCGTGGACAATGGCTCTGGGGCCACCCTCACCATCCAGAGCAGCTCCAGTTTCTCAGGCCTGCTCCTGGGCATGTGA